The Micromonospora sediminicola genome contains a region encoding:
- a CDS encoding DUF3000 domain-containing protein yields the protein MAPPIALPETFARAVAGLRSATPRPEIVLEEVGAPQRLAPYAFALSAAVLRDDDEVATGRLILLHDPAGHEAWQGTLRLVTYVTAELEVDLASDPLLPSVGWTWLTDALDAQGAGHRAIGGTVTQTLSTRFGELAGPPAAGDIEIRASWTPLRADLAPHLLGWCTLLASTAGLPPPGVTALPRRAGAA from the coding sequence ATGGCCCCCCCGATCGCGCTCCCGGAAACGTTCGCTCGCGCGGTCGCGGGGCTGCGGTCGGCGACACCCCGCCCGGAGATCGTGCTGGAGGAGGTCGGCGCCCCGCAGCGCCTGGCCCCGTACGCGTTCGCGCTCTCCGCCGCGGTGCTGCGCGACGACGACGAGGTGGCCACCGGCCGGCTGATCCTGCTGCACGACCCGGCCGGGCATGAGGCCTGGCAGGGCACGCTGCGGCTGGTCACCTACGTCACCGCCGAGTTGGAGGTCGACCTGGCCAGCGACCCGCTGCTGCCGAGCGTGGGCTGGACCTGGCTGACCGACGCGCTGGACGCGCAGGGCGCCGGCCACCGGGCGATCGGCGGCACGGTCACGCAGACGCTCTCCACCCGGTTCGGCGAGCTGGCCGGGCCGCCCGCCGCCGGCGACATCGAGATCCGCGCCTCCTGGACGCCGCTGCGCGCCGACCTGGCCCCGCACCTGCTCGGCTGGTGCACCCTGCTGGCCTCCACCGCCGGCCTGCCGCCGCCCGGCGTCACGGCGCTGCCCCGCCGCGCCGGCGCCGCCTGA
- a CDS encoding ribonuclease D — MTDEPPLRRRAAESRTGEVSPHPSSAVPEPADAGTETDTGAAVPLTAPREGTPAPVATPAELDEVVARFAAGTGPVALDAERASGYRYSQRAYLVQLRREGAGTALVDPLPLPDLSALDAAIAEAEWVLHAASQDLACLAEVGLRPRRLFDTELAARLAGFERVGLAALTEQLLGFSLEKHHSAADWSSRPLPESWLTYAALDVELLVDLRDALDAELDRQGKSGWAAEEFAALVRGGARPARVRAEPWRRTSGIHRVRGARAQARVRSLWYARDQIAARRDAAPGRVLPDSAIVAAAELDPKDEKTLLTLPGFGGRSVRRLARTWLAALDDARQLPDDALPVSPAVEGPPPPHRWAERDPVAAGRLARCREVVVGTASAHRLPAENLVAPDSIRRLAWQPPEEITDATVAETLRTFGAREWQLGLLLPALTEALRVPSS, encoded by the coding sequence GTGACCGACGAACCACCCCTGCGCCGTCGGGCCGCCGAAAGCCGTACGGGAGAGGTGTCCCCACATCCGTCGTCGGCCGTGCCGGAGCCGGCGGACGCGGGGACCGAGACCGACACGGGCGCAGCCGTCCCGCTGACCGCCCCGCGTGAGGGCACGCCCGCCCCGGTGGCCACCCCGGCCGAGCTCGACGAGGTCGTGGCCCGCTTCGCGGCGGGCACCGGCCCGGTGGCCCTGGACGCCGAGCGCGCCTCCGGATACCGCTACAGCCAGCGGGCCTACCTGGTGCAGTTGCGCCGCGAGGGGGCCGGCACCGCGCTGGTCGACCCGCTGCCGCTGCCCGACCTGTCCGCGCTCGACGCGGCCATCGCCGAGGCCGAGTGGGTGTTGCACGCGGCCAGCCAGGACCTCGCCTGCCTGGCCGAGGTGGGGCTGCGCCCGCGCCGGTTGTTCGACACGGAACTGGCCGCCCGGCTGGCCGGGTTCGAGCGGGTCGGCCTGGCCGCGCTGACCGAACAGCTGCTCGGTTTCAGCCTGGAGAAGCACCACTCCGCCGCGGACTGGTCCAGCCGGCCGCTGCCGGAGTCCTGGTTGACGTACGCGGCGTTGGACGTGGAGCTGCTGGTCGACCTGCGCGACGCGCTCGACGCGGAACTGGACCGACAGGGCAAGTCCGGCTGGGCGGCGGAGGAGTTCGCCGCGCTGGTGCGGGGCGGCGCCCGCCCGGCCCGGGTCCGCGCCGAACCGTGGCGCCGCACGTCGGGCATCCACCGGGTCCGCGGCGCCCGCGCCCAGGCGCGGGTGCGGTCCCTCTGGTACGCCCGGGACCAGATCGCCGCCCGGCGGGACGCCGCCCCGGGCCGGGTGCTCCCCGACTCGGCCATCGTGGCCGCCGCCGAACTGGACCCGAAGGACGAGAAGACGCTGCTGACGCTCCCCGGCTTCGGCGGGCGGTCGGTGCGCCGGCTGGCGCGTACCTGGTTGGCGGCGTTGGACGACGCACGCCAGCTGCCGGACGACGCGTTGCCGGTGAGCCCGGCGGTCGAGGGCCCGCCCCCGCCCCACCGGTGGGCGGAGCGCGACCCGGTCGCGGCGGGCCGGTTGGCCCGCTGCCGGGAGGTGGTGGTCGGCACCGCGTCGGCGCATCGGCTGCCGGCGGAGAACCTGGTCGCGCCCGACTCGATCCGCCGGTTGGCGTGGCAGCCGCCGGAGGAGATCACCGACGCGACCGTGGCGGAGACGCTGCGGACGTTCGGCGCCCGGGAGTGGCAGCTCGGCCTGCTTCTGCCCGCGCTGACCGAGGCGCTGCGCGTCCCGTCGTCCTGA
- the hemG gene encoding protoporphyrinogen oxidase, whose amino-acid sequence MARPWRVAIVGGGITGLAAAVRLRDRAPAGTEITVYEQSGRLGGKLRTGELAGGPVEFGAESFLMRDPAGGESAAVTLARRLGLDASIVHPTVGQAALLVDGGLRPVPGGTLVGVPGDLEKVAAVARPADADRDAGCPLLAPDEDVAVGALVRQRLGDAVVDRLVDPMLGGVYAGRADDLSLVTTMPALARAARAEHTLVGAVRAAQAAAPRAPGAPVFGTLAGGLSTLVEAAARASGATIRRDAAVRELRRTPTGWQLTVGPTRDAEQVDADAVLLAVPARPAARLLAGAAPAEADTVGALDYASVALVTLALPGPDLPELSGFLVPAAEGLLIKASTFFTTKWGHLRRPDGLALVRASVGRYGDETSLQLTDDDLAATVHRELSAVLGAPLPTPVARHVQRWGGALPQYTPGHADRVAAVRTALRGAHPTLAVAGAGYDGVGIPVCVRSGETAAEEIITALGGSAA is encoded by the coding sequence GTGGCGCGACCGTGGCGGGTGGCGATCGTCGGTGGCGGGATCACCGGGTTGGCCGCCGCCGTCCGGTTGCGCGACCGCGCGCCCGCCGGCACCGAGATCACCGTGTACGAGCAGTCCGGTCGGCTCGGCGGCAAGCTGCGCACCGGTGAGCTGGCCGGTGGTCCGGTCGAGTTCGGGGCCGAGTCGTTCCTGATGCGGGACCCGGCCGGCGGCGAGTCGGCGGCGGTCACCCTGGCCCGCCGGCTCGGGCTGGACGCCTCGATCGTGCACCCGACCGTCGGGCAGGCCGCCCTGCTGGTCGACGGCGGGCTGCGCCCGGTGCCGGGCGGCACGCTGGTCGGCGTACCCGGGGATCTGGAGAAGGTGGCGGCGGTGGCGCGGCCGGCGGACGCCGACCGCGACGCGGGCTGCCCGCTGCTGGCGCCGGACGAGGACGTCGCGGTCGGGGCGCTGGTCCGCCAGCGGCTCGGCGACGCGGTGGTGGACCGGCTGGTCGACCCGATGCTCGGCGGCGTCTACGCCGGCCGGGCCGACGACCTCTCCCTGGTCACCACCATGCCGGCGCTGGCCCGCGCGGCCCGCGCCGAGCACACGCTCGTCGGTGCGGTACGCGCGGCGCAGGCCGCCGCGCCACGCGCCCCCGGCGCTCCCGTCTTCGGCACCCTCGCCGGCGGGCTGAGCACGCTGGTCGAGGCCGCGGCGCGGGCGAGCGGGGCGACGATCCGCCGGGACGCGGCGGTACGCGAGCTGCGCCGCACCCCGACCGGCTGGCAACTCACCGTCGGGCCGACCCGCGACGCCGAACAGGTGGACGCCGACGCGGTGCTGCTCGCGGTGCCGGCCCGACCGGCCGCCCGGCTGCTCGCCGGCGCGGCGCCGGCGGAGGCGGACACCGTCGGCGCGTTGGACTACGCCAGCGTCGCCCTGGTCACCCTCGCGCTGCCCGGCCCGGACCTGCCGGAGCTGTCCGGCTTCCTGGTGCCGGCCGCCGAGGGCCTGCTGATCAAGGCGTCCACGTTCTTCACCACCAAGTGGGGGCACCTGCGCCGGCCGGACGGGCTGGCGCTGGTGCGCGCCTCGGTGGGCCGCTACGGCGACGAGACGTCGCTCCAGCTCACCGACGACGACCTGGCCGCGACCGTGCACCGGGAGCTGTCGGCGGTGCTGGGCGCGCCGCTGCCCACCCCGGTGGCCCGGCACGTGCAGCGGTGGGGCGGGGCGCTGCCGCAGTACACCCCCGGGCACGCCGACCGGGTGGCGGCGGTCCGGACGGCGCTGCGCGGCGCCCACCCGACGTTGGCAGTGGCCGGCGCCGGTTACGACGGCGTCGGCATCCCGGTCTGCGTCCGCTCCGGCGAGACGGCGGCCGAAGAGATCATCACGGCACTGGGAGGATCGGCAGCATGA
- a CDS encoding S1C family serine protease yields the protein MAGGYGTGEPGWDGDGTADRPGPLPPRMAPPGAAAPFPGPPAPHPAPAGPDPARDAAAGYRPASGATYPDPAGQPGHDAGHRPAGGTYPGRPDLMGPAHPSARAAASVVPVQPTPASPHPTAGASYPGQPTSGPVYPGQSGSGSAYPAQPTSGPAYPGQPASGPAYPGQPASGPGYAAYPGQAPGGFGVPPVAHPDRSGRRGRLPVVALVLAGVLAVVTGVQAYQIHRLDDRLAAADRRTAEAQGADARRLDGLEQRAGSLEKQAGAAFNPEAVASAVLPSVFRVRAGQFTGTAFAVGKAPAGGGTTLLTNFHVVEAVFTAGERKVFLERTDQRFEATIVATDKEKDLAQLRTTAKFSGLVAARTPVKSGQQIVVVGAPLGLQDSVTTGVVSAFRKDEGGSGPVIQFDAPINPGNSGGPVINGSKEVVGIATAKARDAEGIGLAVPIKTACDRFKLC from the coding sequence ATGGCAGGCGGGTACGGAACCGGCGAGCCGGGGTGGGACGGTGACGGCACGGCCGACCGGCCGGGGCCGCTGCCCCCGCGGATGGCCCCGCCCGGCGCGGCGGCCCCGTTCCCCGGACCTCCGGCCCCGCATCCCGCGCCCGCCGGTCCCGATCCGGCCCGGGACGCGGCCGCCGGATACCGGCCGGCGTCCGGCGCCACCTACCCGGACCCGGCGGGCCAGCCCGGACACGACGCCGGTCACCGGCCCGCCGGCGGGACGTATCCCGGCCGGCCCGACCTGATGGGTCCGGCCCACCCGTCGGCCCGCGCGGCGGCCTCCGTCGTGCCGGTCCAACCGACCCCGGCCTCGCCCCACCCGACCGCCGGCGCCTCCTACCCGGGGCAGCCGACGTCGGGCCCGGTGTATCCGGGGCAGTCGGGGTCGGGTTCGGCGTATCCGGCGCAGCCGACCTCGGGCCCGGCGTATCCGGGCCAGCCCGCCTCCGGGCCGGCGTATCCGGGGCAGCCGGCGTCGGGGCCGGGGTACGCGGCGTACCCGGGTCAGGCGCCCGGCGGGTTCGGCGTGCCGCCCGTCGCGCACCCGGACCGGTCCGGCCGGCGCGGCCGGCTGCCGGTGGTGGCGCTGGTCCTGGCCGGCGTGCTGGCCGTGGTCACCGGCGTGCAGGCGTACCAGATCCACCGGCTCGACGACCGGCTCGCCGCCGCCGACCGGCGGACGGCCGAGGCGCAGGGGGCCGACGCCCGCCGGCTGGACGGGCTGGAGCAGCGCGCCGGAAGCCTGGAGAAGCAGGCCGGCGCCGCCTTCAACCCGGAGGCGGTGGCGAGCGCTGTGCTGCCCAGCGTGTTCCGGGTCCGGGCCGGGCAGTTCACCGGCACCGCGTTCGCGGTCGGCAAGGCGCCGGCCGGCGGCGGCACCACGCTGCTCACCAACTTCCACGTGGTGGAGGCCGTCTTCACCGCCGGCGAGCGCAAGGTGTTCCTGGAGCGCACCGACCAGCGGTTCGAGGCGACCATCGTCGCCACGGACAAGGAGAAGGACCTGGCGCAGCTGCGGACCACCGCGAAGTTCAGCGGTCTGGTCGCGGCGCGGACGCCGGTCAAGTCCGGCCAGCAGATCGTCGTGGTCGGCGCGCCGCTCGGTCTGCAGGACAGCGTCACCACCGGCGTGGTGAGCGCGTTCCGCAAGGACGAGGGCGGCTCCGGTCCGGTGATCCAGTTCGACGCGCCGATCAACCCCGGCAACTCCGGCGGTCCGGTGATCAACGGCTCCAAGGAGGTCGTGGGCATCGCCACGGCCAAGGCCCGCGACGCCGAGGGCATCGGTCTGGCGGTGCCGATCAAGACCGCCTGCGACCGGTTCAAGCTCTGCTGA
- the hemE gene encoding uroporphyrinogen decarboxylase: MTTDTTGTAARDGEPRRGGPADSPFVRACRREPGPHTPVWFMRQAGRSLPEYREIRASVPMLESCRRPELVTEITLQPVRRHGVDAAILFSDIVVPVAAAGIDLDIVPGTGPVVAEPVRTAADVERISPIGRDEVSYVDEAVRQLVVELGDTPLIGFAGAPFTLASYLVEGGPSRTHAKTKALMYGDPELWHALCARLAEVTLSFLRVQIDAGVSAVQLFDSWAGALSEADYRRFVLPHSTYVLGGLADAGVPRIHFGVGTGELLGAMGEAGADVVGVDWRTPLDVATRRIGSDKAVQGNLDPTVLLAPWPVVEAEVRRIVEQGRAAPGHVFNLGHGVLPETDPDVLTRVVALVHELSARPAR; the protein is encoded by the coding sequence ATGACCACCGACACCACGGGCACTGCCGCCCGAGACGGAGAACCCCGCCGCGGCGGGCCGGCCGACTCGCCCTTCGTGCGCGCCTGCCGGCGCGAGCCGGGCCCGCACACCCCGGTCTGGTTCATGCGCCAGGCCGGCCGGTCGTTGCCGGAGTACCGGGAGATCCGGGCCAGCGTGCCGATGCTGGAGTCGTGCCGCCGGCCCGAACTGGTCACCGAGATCACGCTCCAGCCGGTCCGCCGGCACGGGGTGGACGCGGCGATCCTGTTCAGCGACATCGTGGTGCCGGTGGCGGCGGCCGGGATCGACCTGGACATCGTGCCCGGAACCGGGCCGGTGGTGGCCGAGCCGGTGCGGACCGCCGCCGACGTCGAACGGATCTCCCCGATCGGCCGCGACGAGGTGTCCTACGTGGACGAGGCGGTCCGGCAACTCGTCGTCGAGCTGGGCGACACCCCGTTGATCGGCTTCGCCGGGGCGCCGTTCACGCTGGCCAGCTACCTGGTCGAGGGCGGGCCGTCGCGGACCCACGCGAAGACCAAGGCGCTGATGTACGGCGACCCGGAGCTGTGGCACGCGCTCTGCGCCCGGCTGGCCGAGGTGACGCTGTCGTTCCTGCGGGTCCAGATCGACGCCGGCGTCTCCGCGGTGCAGCTCTTCGACTCCTGGGCCGGCGCGCTGTCCGAGGCCGACTACCGCCGCTTCGTGCTGCCGCACTCGACGTACGTGCTGGGCGGGCTCGCCGACGCCGGCGTGCCCCGGATCCACTTCGGGGTGGGCACCGGCGAGCTGCTCGGCGCCATGGGCGAGGCCGGCGCCGACGTGGTCGGCGTGGACTGGCGTACCCCGCTGGACGTGGCCACCCGCCGGATCGGGTCGGACAAGGCGGTGCAGGGCAACCTCGACCCGACCGTGCTGCTCGCCCCGTGGCCGGTGGTGGAGGCCGAGGTGCGGCGCATCGTCGAGCAGGGCCGGGCCGCCCCCGGCCACGTGTTCAACCTCGGCCACGGCGTCCTGCCGGAGACCGACCCCGACGTGCTGACCCGGGTGGTCGCGCTGGTGCACGAGCTGTCCGCGCGACCGGCCCGCTAG
- a CDS encoding thiolase family protein has product MPREVRDVVFVDGVRTPFGKAGGMYTNTRADDLVIRCIRELMRRNPQLPPEKVEEVAIAATTQIGDQGLTIGRTAALLSGLPKTVPGFAIDRMCAGAMTAVTTVAGGIAMGAYDVAIAGGVEHMGRHPMGEGVDPNPRIVAEKLVDPSALVMGSTAENLHDRVPHITKERTDAFALASQQKTAKAYANGKLQGDLVPVAVRDAEGGWGLATVDEAPRDTSLEKLAGLKTPFRPHGKVTAGNAAGLNDGATAALLVAEETARELGLPIGMRLVSYGFVGVEPEVMGVGPIPSTEKALRIAGLSIDDIGLFELNEAFAVQVLAFLDHFGIADDDPRVNPWGGAIAIGHPLASSGVRLMTQLARQFAEHPEVRYGLTAMCIGIGMGGTVIWENPNWEGGDK; this is encoded by the coding sequence GTGCCCCGTGAAGTTCGGGATGTCGTCTTCGTCGACGGCGTCCGTACCCCGTTCGGCAAGGCGGGTGGGATGTACACCAACACCCGCGCCGACGACCTGGTGATCCGATGCATCCGTGAGCTGATGCGCCGCAACCCGCAGCTGCCGCCGGAGAAGGTCGAGGAGGTGGCCATCGCCGCCACCACCCAGATCGGCGACCAGGGCCTGACCATCGGCCGCACCGCCGCCCTGCTGTCCGGCCTGCCCAAGACCGTGCCCGGCTTCGCCATCGACCGCATGTGTGCCGGCGCGATGACCGCCGTCACCACGGTGGCCGGCGGCATCGCCATGGGCGCCTACGACGTGGCCATCGCCGGCGGCGTCGAGCACATGGGCCGCCACCCGATGGGCGAGGGCGTCGACCCGAACCCGCGGATCGTCGCGGAGAAGCTGGTCGACCCGTCCGCCCTGGTGATGGGCTCCACCGCGGAGAACCTGCACGACCGGGTCCCGCACATCACCAAGGAGCGCACCGACGCGTTCGCGCTCGCCTCCCAGCAGAAGACCGCCAAGGCGTACGCCAACGGCAAGCTCCAGGGCGACCTGGTGCCGGTGGCCGTGCGCGACGCCGAGGGCGGCTGGGGCCTGGCCACCGTGGACGAGGCGCCCCGGGACACCTCGCTGGAGAAGCTGGCCGGCCTGAAGACCCCGTTCCGGCCGCACGGCAAGGTCACCGCGGGCAACGCGGCCGGCCTGAACGACGGCGCCACCGCCGCGCTGCTGGTCGCCGAGGAGACCGCCCGCGAGCTGGGCCTGCCGATCGGCATGCGGCTGGTGTCGTACGGCTTCGTCGGCGTGGAGCCGGAGGTGATGGGCGTCGGCCCGATCCCGTCGACCGAGAAGGCGCTGCGCATCGCCGGCCTGAGCATCGACGACATCGGCCTGTTCGAGCTGAACGAGGCGTTCGCGGTGCAGGTGCTCGCGTTCCTCGACCACTTCGGCATCGCCGACGACGACCCACGGGTCAACCCGTGGGGCGGCGCGATCGCCATCGGTCACCCGCTCGCGTCCTCCGGCGTCCGGCTGATGACCCAGCTCGCCCGCCAGTTCGCCGAGCACCCCGAGGTCCGCTACGGCCTCACCGCCATGTGCATCGGCATCGGCATGGGCGGCACCGTGATCTGGGAGAACCCGAACTGGGAGGGTGGAGACAAGTGA